The Streptococcus viridans genome includes a window with the following:
- a CDS encoding RluA family pseudouridine synthase — translation MHYTITIPSALPTMTVKEALEDYFLIPRKIRHFLRTKKHVQVNGETVHWQSMLQAGDQLTLTFDPEDYEEKELLAGDASLVEILYEDEHLIIVNKPEGMKTHANQPDEIALLNHVSTYVGKTCYVVHRLDKETSGALVFAKNPFVLPVLNRLLEDKKIQRDYWALILGNLPKKQLVYKDKLGRDRHDRRKRIVDPRKGLYAETHVTSLKTFKRTSLVNCQLQTGRTHQIRVHLSHHGHPIVGDPLYNPERAPRLMLHAHRLRLTHPFTLEKIQVEAPSASFEKGLKEQTSP, via the coding sequence ATGCATTATACGATAACGATACCAAGCGCCTTACCCACGATGACGGTCAAAGAGGCCCTTGAAGATTATTTTCTCATCCCACGAAAGATTCGTCATTTTTTGCGAACAAAAAAACATGTCCAAGTCAACGGGGAGACTGTCCATTGGCAATCGATGCTTCAGGCTGGTGACCAACTCACCCTCACCTTTGATCCGGAAGATTATGAAGAAAAGGAGCTCCTAGCAGGGGATGCTAGCCTGGTCGAAATCCTCTATGAAGATGAGCACCTCATCATCGTAAACAAGCCCGAAGGCATGAAAACGCACGCCAATCAACCAGATGAAATCGCCCTTCTCAACCATGTCTCTACTTATGTCGGAAAGACCTGTTATGTGGTTCATCGCTTGGACAAGGAGACCAGTGGGGCTCTTGTCTTTGCCAAGAATCCTTTTGTTTTACCCGTCCTGAATCGACTGCTAGAAGACAAGAAAATCCAACGAGACTATTGGGCCTTAATCCTAGGCAACTTACCTAAAAAGCAGCTGGTTTATAAGGACAAATTGGGACGAGATCGCCACGATCGACGCAAACGCATTGTTGATCCTCGAAAGGGCCTCTATGCGGAAACCCATGTGACCAGCTTAAAGACTTTCAAACGCACCAGCTTGGTCAACTGCCAGCTCCAGACAGGTCGCACCCACCAGATCCGCGTCCACCTCTCTCACCATGGCCATCCAATCGTGGGAGACCCTCTCTACAACCCAGAAAGAGCTCCTCGTCTCATGCTCCATGCCCACCGCTTGCGACTCACCCACCCCTTTACCTTAGAAAAAATCCAAGTTGAGGCTCCTTCTGCAAGTTTTGAAAAAGGATTAAAAGAGCAGACATCTCCATAG
- the rpmG gene encoding 50S ribosomal protein L33, which produces MALKKASLACTVCGSRNYSIKLSATPKPKRLEVNKFCKHCSKYTIHKETR; this is translated from the coding sequence ATGGCATTAAAAAAAGCAAGTCTAGCGTGTACGGTTTGTGGGTCACGCAACTACTCAATCAAGTTGAGTGCGACGCCAAAACCAAAACGTCTAGAAGTTAACAAGTTTTGTAAACATTGTAGCAAATATACAATTCATAAAGAAACCAGATAG
- a CDS encoding COG2426 family protein, translated as MNYIITFLISMIPLIELRGAVPYAISSGIPLWQALLIGVIGNMLPVPIIFFFARHILEWGKEKPVIGNFFTWCLNKGHRGGQKLEEAAGDKGIFWALLLFVGIPLPGTGAWTGTLAASILDWDFKRSVLAVMLGVILAGLIMGTLSLLFGLNTFAH; from the coding sequence ATGAACTACATTATTACTTTTTTGATCTCCATGATTCCTCTGATAGAACTTCGTGGAGCTGTTCCCTATGCTATCTCTAGCGGAATTCCTCTCTGGCAAGCTCTTTTGATTGGGGTGATTGGAAACATGCTTCCTGTCCCTATTATCTTCTTTTTCGCTCGCCATATCCTGGAGTGGGGAAAAGAAAAACCTGTGATTGGGAATTTCTTTACTTGGTGTCTCAACAAGGGCCATCGTGGAGGTCAAAAATTGGAAGAAGCTGCAGGTGATAAGGGAATCTTTTGGGCCCTACTCCTCTTCGTCGGCATTCCCTTGCCAGGAACTGGAGCCTGGACTGGTACCCTCGCCGCTTCTATTCTAGACTGGGACTTCAAACGGAGCGTTTTAGCGGTCATGTTGGGAGTCATTCTAGCAGGGCTTATCATGGGAACCCTCTCGCTCCTCTTTGGACTCAATACCTTTGCGCATTAA
- a CDS encoding metal ABC transporter solute-binding protein, Zn/Mn family — protein sequence MCGRKLRALGIGFICLLLLVACGSQRSSEAGSTKKGLKIVTSFYPVYSLVKEISGDRNEVWMVQSGAGIHDYEPSAKETAQIYDADVFVYHSQTLESWAGRLDPSLQDSKLRVIEASKGMELDKVAGLEDIEDTEGKDAKHLYDPHTWMDPLKIAEEGKIIAQELGDIDPENRSYYEANAQKLAKRCEALVDKYQPLFEKATQKTFVTQHTAFSYLAKRFGLKQLGIAGISPEQEPTARQLAEIQQFVKDYQVQTIFVEKHTSSKVADSIAKATGAKVKVLDPLEADPENNKDFLENLEENMASLAKELQE from the coding sequence ATGTGTGGGAGGAAACTAAGGGCCTTAGGAATAGGATTCATCTGCCTTTTGTTGCTAGTGGCTTGTGGGAGTCAGAGGAGTTCGGAAGCTGGCTCTACTAAAAAGGGGCTCAAAATTGTGACGAGTTTTTATCCTGTCTATTCCCTGGTCAAGGAAATTTCAGGCGATCGAAACGAAGTATGGATGGTTCAGTCAGGTGCTGGGATTCATGATTACGAACCTTCGGCCAAGGAGACAGCCCAGATCTATGATGCGGATGTCTTCGTCTACCATTCTCAAACACTCGAATCTTGGGCTGGACGTCTAGATCCTAGCTTGCAAGACTCGAAACTGCGGGTCATCGAAGCCAGCAAAGGAATGGAATTGGATAAGGTCGCTGGCTTAGAAGATATTGAGGATACGGAAGGGAAGGATGCAAAACACTTGTATGACCCCCATACCTGGATGGATCCACTGAAAATCGCCGAAGAAGGGAAGATCATTGCCCAAGAGTTGGGAGACATCGATCCAGAAAATAGAAGTTATTATGAGGCCAATGCCCAAAAGCTTGCAAAACGCTGTGAGGCTTTGGTGGACAAATACCAACCTCTCTTTGAAAAAGCGACACAAAAAACCTTTGTGACTCAGCATACAGCCTTTTCTTATTTAGCCAAGCGCTTTGGTTTGAAACAATTAGGAATTGCAGGGATCTCGCCTGAGCAGGAACCAACAGCCCGTCAATTAGCTGAGATTCAGCAGTTTGTCAAGGACTATCAAGTTCAGACTATCTTTGTTGAGAAGCATACCTCGTCCAAGGTGGCTGATAGCATTGCCAAGGCGACAGGGGCAAAGGTGAAGGTCTTGGATCCTCTCGAAGCAGATCCAGAAAATAACAAAGATTTCTTGGAGAACCTAGAAGAAAATATGGCGAGTCTAGCGAAAGAATTACAGGAGTAA
- the rpsB gene encoding 30S ribosomal protein S2: protein MAVISMKQLLEAGVHFGHQTRRWNPKMAKYIFTERNGIHVIDLQQTVKYADQAYDFMRDAAANDAVVLFVGTKKQAAEAVAEEAVRSGQYYINHRWLGGTLTNWGTIQKRIARLKEIKRMEEEGIFDVLPKKEVALLNKQRARLEKFLGGIEDMPRIPDVMYVVDPHKEQIAVKEAKKLGIPVVAMVDTNTDPDDIDVIIPANDDAIRAVKLITAKMADAVIEGRQGEDAVASVEAELAATETQADSIEEIVEVVEGDNA, encoded by the coding sequence ATGGCAGTAATTTCAATGAAACAACTTCTTGAGGCTGGTGTACACTTTGGTCACCAAACTCGTCGCTGGAACCCTAAGATGGCTAAGTACATCTTCACTGAGCGTAACGGAATCCACGTTATCGACTTGCAACAAACTGTAAAATACGCTGACCAAGCATATGACTTCATGCGTGATGCTGCTGCAAACGACGCAGTTGTATTGTTTGTTGGTACTAAGAAACAAGCTGCTGAAGCTGTTGCTGAAGAAGCTGTTCGTTCAGGTCAATACTACATCAACCACCGTTGGTTGGGTGGTACCCTTACTAACTGGGGAACAATCCAAAAACGTATCGCTCGTTTGAAAGAAATCAAACGCATGGAAGAAGAAGGAATCTTCGATGTTCTTCCTAAGAAAGAAGTGGCACTTCTTAACAAACAACGCGCTCGTCTTGAAAAATTCTTGGGTGGTATCGAAGATATGCCTCGTATCCCAGACGTAATGTACGTTGTTGACCCACACAAAGAGCAAATCGCTGTTAAAGAAGCTAAGAAATTGGGTATCCCAGTTGTAGCGATGGTCGACACAAACACTGATCCAGACGATATCGATGTAATCATCCCAGCAAACGATGATGCTATCCGCGCTGTTAAATTGATCACTGCGAAAATGGCTGACGCTGTTATCGAAGGACGTCAAGGTGAAGATGCAGTTGCATCAGTTGAAGCTGAATTGGCAGCAACTGAAACTCAAGCAGATTCAATCGAAGAAATCGTTGAAGTTGTAGAAGGCGACAACGCTTAA
- the nusG gene encoding transcription termination/antitermination protein NusG, which produces MDSFDKGWFVLQTYSGYENKVKENLLQRAQTYNMLENILRVEIPTQTVQIEKNGKTKEIEENRFPGYVLVEMVMTDEAWFVVRNTPNVTGFVGSHGNRSKPTPLLEDEIRNILISMGQTVQDFNIDVKVGDTVRIIDGAFADYTGKITEIDNNKVKMIITMFGNDTVAEVNLNQIAEL; this is translated from the coding sequence ATGGATAGTTTTGACAAAGGCTGGTTTGTCCTACAGACCTACTCAGGATATGAAAACAAAGTGAAGGAAAACCTTCTTCAACGCGCACAAACATATAACATGTTGGAAAACATCTTGCGTGTAGAAATCCCTACTCAAACTGTGCAAATCGAGAAGAACGGGAAAACAAAAGAAATCGAAGAAAATCGCTTCCCTGGTTATGTCTTAGTAGAAATGGTCATGACTGATGAAGCTTGGTTTGTTGTTCGGAATACACCAAACGTAACAGGATTTGTTGGATCACACGGGAACCGTTCAAAACCAACTCCACTTTTGGAAGACGAGATTCGTAACATCTTGATTTCGATGGGACAAACAGTTCAAGATTTCAACATTGATGTGAAGGTGGGAGATACTGTACGCATTATCGATGGTGCCTTTGCAGACTACACTGGTAAGATCACAGAAATCGATAACAACAAGGTGAAAATGATTATCACCATGTTTGGAAATGACACTGTGGCAGAAGTCAACCTCAATCAAATTGCAGAATTATAA
- the pbp2a gene encoding penicillin-binding protein PBP2A, producing the protein MNKLKELMEGMIRHFQREKNPRKIAEEVELSTDGEEQAPTYSRSEKSRRKSHSQHPIRRFWRKYHLTKIFLLIGLTFSLIVGGYLFYIAKTTNVADLQNALKATTIIYDKDGNQAGSLTGQKGTYVELDAISENLQNAVVATEDRSFYKNSGINYGRFFLAILTAGRSGGGSTITQQLAKNAYLSQDQTVERKAKEFFLALEINKKYSKKEILTMYLNNAYFGNGVWGIEDASKKYFGVSASELTLDQSAVLAGMLKGPEIYNPLYSVENATNRRNTVLQNMVAAGYIDQATADQFAAVDIHGQLIDAYEGKSEDYRYPSYFDAVINEAVNEYGLTEEDIIKNGYRIYTEMDQNYQASMQVIYDNVDLFPVAEDGTRAESGSVALDPKTGGVRAIVGRVASDQDVGFRSYNYATQSARSPGSTIKPLVVYSPAVANGWSTNKELDNTTKVYGSYTVDNYGGIQGSPTVPMYQALAESLNLPAVATANELGLNTVFDYGTKFGLNMDKVDRSLGVALGSGVTTNPLQMAQAYGTFANDGVMNDAHLITKIENASGQVVKSHSQKSKRVLSSSANKKMTNMMLGTFTNGTGVNAAPYGYTMAGKTGTTETDFNPDLSGDQWVIGYTPDVVISQWLGFPKTDETHYLTGTSAETASVIFRNVANSVLPYTEGTSFDNEKNSYQENGIAPVGQETETESPEEDKGFFDTVKERAAGIVDDAKKAIDEADIPGKAQNAWDTFKGWFGF; encoded by the coding sequence ATGAACAAATTAAAAGAATTAATGGAGGGAATGATTCGTCATTTCCAACGAGAAAAAAACCCAAGGAAGATTGCGGAAGAGGTTGAGTTATCAACGGACGGGGAGGAGCAAGCTCCAACCTATAGCCGCTCGGAAAAGTCACGGAGAAAATCTCACTCCCAACATCCGATCAGACGCTTTTGGCGCAAGTATCACTTGACCAAGATCTTCCTACTGATTGGCCTGACCTTTAGTCTCATTGTTGGAGGTTATCTTTTTTACATAGCCAAGACAACCAATGTAGCAGATCTGCAAAATGCCCTCAAGGCGACTACGATCATCTATGATAAAGATGGGAACCAAGCAGGTAGCCTAACGGGGCAAAAAGGGACCTACGTTGAGTTAGATGCCATTAGCGAAAACTTGCAAAATGCAGTTGTTGCGACGGAAGACCGGAGTTTCTACAAAAATAGTGGGATTAACTACGGTCGTTTCTTCCTGGCGATTTTGACTGCCGGTCGCTCTGGTGGGGGATCGACGATTACCCAACAGTTGGCCAAAAATGCCTATCTTTCTCAGGATCAGACGGTTGAGCGGAAGGCCAAGGAGTTCTTCCTAGCCCTTGAGATTAACAAAAAATATAGTAAGAAAGAAATCCTGACCATGTACCTCAATAATGCCTATTTTGGGAATGGGGTTTGGGGGATTGAAGATGCTTCTAAGAAGTATTTCGGTGTATCCGCTAGTGAGTTGACTTTGGATCAGTCAGCTGTCCTTGCCGGTATGCTCAAGGGGCCAGAAATTTATAATCCACTTTATTCTGTCGAGAATGCGACCAATCGTCGTAATACGGTCCTACAAAATATGGTCGCAGCTGGTTATATCGATCAAGCCACAGCAGATCAATTCGCCGCAGTCGACATTCATGGCCAACTGATTGATGCCTATGAAGGCAAGTCAGAAGATTATCGCTACCCGTCCTATTTTGACGCGGTTATCAATGAGGCTGTCAACGAATATGGTCTAACAGAAGAAGATATCATCAAGAATGGTTACCGGATCTACACAGAGATGGACCAGAATTACCAAGCCAGCATGCAGGTCATCTACGACAATGTAGATCTCTTCCCAGTTGCCGAAGATGGCACGCGGGCAGAATCTGGTAGTGTAGCCCTGGATCCTAAGACCGGAGGAGTGCGGGCGATCGTTGGACGCGTGGCTAGTGACCAAGATGTTGGCTTCAGAAGTTACAACTATGCGACTCAATCTGCGAGAAGTCCTGGTTCTACCATTAAACCTCTTGTCGTGTATAGTCCAGCTGTTGCCAACGGCTGGTCGACCAACAAAGAATTGGACAATACGACTAAGGTCTACGGTAGTTATACAGTCGATAACTACGGCGGCATTCAAGGTAGCCCGACTGTCCCTATGTACCAAGCCTTGGCAGAATCTCTCAATCTTCCAGCAGTCGCTACAGCCAATGAGTTAGGGCTTAATACGGTCTTTGATTACGGGACAAAATTTGGTCTCAATATGGACAAGGTAGACAGATCTCTCGGAGTTGCTCTCGGATCTGGTGTGACGACCAATCCGCTTCAGATGGCTCAGGCCTATGGAACCTTTGCCAACGATGGAGTGATGAACGATGCCCATCTCATTACGAAGATTGAAAATGCTAGCGGTCAGGTGGTGAAAAGTCACAGCCAGAAATCGAAACGAGTGCTCAGCAGTTCAGCCAATAAGAAGATGACTAATATGATGTTAGGAACCTTTACCAATGGAACGGGTGTCAATGCAGCACCATATGGTTATACCATGGCTGGTAAAACAGGAACGACTGAAACGGACTTCAATCCCGATCTTTCCGGAGACCAGTGGGTCATCGGCTACACGCCAGATGTGGTCATTAGTCAGTGGCTAGGCTTCCCTAAGACGGATGAAACCCACTATTTGACAGGGACCAGTGCAGAGACAGCCTCAGTGATCTTCCGAAATGTAGCCAATAGCGTCCTTCCTTATACAGAAGGAACTAGCTTTGACAATGAGAAAAATTCTTACCAGGAAAATGGCATTGCCCCTGTCGGTCAAGAAACAGAAACAGAGAGTCCAGAAGAGGACAAGGGCTTCTTTGATACGGTCAAAGAACGCGCTGCAGGTATCGTAGACGATGCCAAAAAAGCCATCGATGAAGCAGATATTCCTGGAAAAGCACAAAATGCCTGGGATACTTTCAAAGGTTGGTTTGGATTCTAA
- the secE gene encoding preprotein translocase subunit SecE, with translation MKFFKDIFVLLKNTTWPNRKERWKNFISVIEYTAFFVALIYLFDQVVAKGILKLIDMF, from the coding sequence GTGAAATTTTTTAAAGATATTTTTGTCTTGCTAAAAAACACGACTTGGCCAAATCGCAAGGAAAGATGGAAAAACTTTATCTCCGTGATTGAGTACACCGCTTTTTTTGTAGCTTTGATTTATTTATTTGACCAAGTAGTGGCTAAAGGTATTTTGAAGCTAATCGATATGTTCTAA
- the tsf gene encoding translation elongation factor Ts, which translates to MAEITAKLVKELREKSGAGVMDAKKALVEVDGDIEKAIELLREKGMAKAAKKADRVAAEGLTGVYVNGNVAAVVEVNAETDFVAKNAQFVELVNETAKVIAEGKPANNEEALALTMPSGETLEAAYVSATATIGEKISFRRFALLEKTDAQHFGAYQHNGGRIGVISVVEGGDEALAKQISMHIAAMKPTVLSYKELDEQFVKDELAQLNHVIDQDNESRAMVGKPALPHLKYGSKAQLTDEVVAQAEEDIKAELAAEGKPEKIWDKIIPGKMDRFFLDNTKVDQAYTLLAQVYIMDDSKTVEAYLESVNASVVEFVRFEVGEGIEKASNDFEAEVAATMAAALNN; encoded by the coding sequence ATGGCAGAAATTACAGCTAAACTTGTTAAAGAGTTGCGTGAAAAATCTGGTGCTGGTGTCATGGACGCTAAGAAAGCCTTGGTTGAGGTTGATGGTGACATCGAAAAAGCAATCGAATTGCTTCGCGAAAAAGGTATGGCTAAGGCAGCTAAGAAAGCTGACCGTGTTGCCGCTGAAGGTTTGACTGGTGTTTATGTGAACGGTAACGTTGCAGCAGTAGTTGAAGTAAATGCTGAAACTGACTTCGTTGCGAAAAACGCTCAATTCGTTGAATTGGTAAACGAAACAGCGAAAGTCATCGCTGAAGGTAAACCAGCTAACAACGAAGAAGCTCTTGCTTTGACAATGCCTTCAGGTGAAACTCTTGAAGCAGCATACGTATCTGCAACAGCTACAATCGGAGAAAAAATCTCATTCCGTCGTTTTGCTTTGCTTGAAAAAACAGATGCACAACACTTCGGTGCATACCAACACAACGGTGGACGTATCGGTGTTATCTCTGTTGTCGAAGGTGGAGACGAAGCACTTGCTAAACAAATTTCAATGCACATCGCTGCAATGAAACCAACTGTTCTTTCATACAAAGAGTTGGATGAGCAATTCGTGAAAGATGAGTTGGCACAATTGAACCACGTGATCGACCAAGACAACGAAAGCCGTGCAATGGTTGGTAAACCAGCTCTTCCACACTTGAAGTATGGTTCTAAAGCTCAATTGACTGACGAAGTTGTCGCTCAAGCTGAAGAAGATATCAAAGCTGAATTGGCAGCTGAAGGTAAACCAGAAAAAATCTGGGATAAAATCATCCCAGGTAAAATGGATCGCTTCTTCTTGGACAACACGAAAGTTGATCAAGCCTACACTCTTCTTGCACAAGTTTACATCATGGATGACAGCAAGACAGTGGAAGCTTACCTTGAATCAGTAAATGCTTCAGTTGTTGAATTCGTTCGCTTTGAAGTTGGTGAAGGTATTGAAAAAGCTTCAAATGATTTTGAAGCAGAAGTTGCAGCTACAATGGCAGCAGCTCTTAACAACTAA